Proteins from a genomic interval of Desulfomonilaceae bacterium:
- a CDS encoding NAD-dependent succinate-semialdehyde dehydrogenase, producing MSISNRLADKTLLRQQCYIDGQWVVADDGSDFPVINPADGTILGRVPNMGSTETRRAIQAAHDAWIGWRNRTAKERAVILRSWFELIMANRDDLAIILTSEMGKALEEAKGEVTYAAAFVEWFAEEGRRTYGDVIPTHRADNRILVIKQPIGVCAAITPWNFPSAMPTRKIAPALAAGCTMVLKPAGQTPLSALALMELAERAGIPRGVLNVVTGDSAVIGRELSENLLVRKLTFTGSTEVGKLLMRQSSGTLKKISLELGGHAPFLVFEDADLDAAIEGALVAKYRSSGQTCVCANRILVQDSIYDAFVHKFVSAVKPLTVGNGLDPAVKIGPLIDRAAQEKVEEHVRDAVSKGATLSLGGKPNSLGQTFFEPTILTDVTTDMLCMREETFGPVAPVMRFRSEAEAISIANDTPYGLAAYIYSRDLARVIRVSEALEYGMVGINTGLISTEVAPFGGVKQSGIGREGSKYGIEEYLEIKYVCIGSLG from the coding sequence ATGTCTATCTCAAACCGCCTCGCAGACAAGACTTTGCTCAGGCAACAATGTTATATCGACGGCCAATGGGTTGTAGCGGATGATGGGTCCGATTTCCCCGTGATTAATCCGGCTGACGGAACAATATTGGGCCGAGTCCCAAATATGGGATCAACTGAAACCAGACGCGCCATTCAGGCTGCCCATGACGCGTGGATAGGCTGGCGTAACCGAACGGCAAAAGAAAGAGCCGTCATCCTGCGCAGTTGGTTCGAGTTGATTATGGCAAACCGGGATGACCTGGCGATCATCCTCACATCCGAGATGGGCAAGGCGCTTGAGGAGGCCAAGGGCGAAGTGACTTACGCTGCCGCTTTTGTCGAGTGGTTTGCGGAAGAAGGCAGACGTACGTACGGTGATGTAATTCCGACTCATAGAGCAGATAACCGAATTCTGGTAATTAAGCAGCCAATTGGAGTTTGCGCTGCCATCACGCCCTGGAACTTTCCGAGCGCGATGCCTACCCGAAAGATTGCTCCGGCTTTGGCTGCAGGGTGCACAATGGTTTTGAAACCTGCGGGACAAACACCGCTGTCAGCTTTGGCTTTGATGGAACTAGCCGAGCGTGCCGGGATTCCCAGAGGAGTGCTCAACGTGGTGACAGGTGATTCCGCCGTAATAGGCCGGGAATTGTCAGAGAATTTGCTCGTGCGGAAGCTGACGTTCACTGGGTCCACCGAAGTCGGCAAACTGCTCATGCGACAAAGTTCGGGAACCCTCAAGAAGATCTCACTTGAGTTGGGTGGCCATGCGCCGTTCCTTGTGTTCGAGGACGCGGATTTGGATGCTGCTATCGAAGGGGCTCTGGTAGCGAAGTATCGCTCGTCAGGACAAACATGCGTGTGCGCCAACCGAATTCTCGTCCAAGACAGTATCTATGACGCCTTTGTTCATAAATTTGTGTCGGCCGTCAAGCCTCTAACGGTAGGCAACGGACTCGATCCGGCAGTGAAGATAGGCCCTCTCATTGATCGTGCAGCTCAGGAGAAAGTGGAAGAGCATGTACGTGACGCAGTATCAAAAGGAGCGACCCTTAGTCTCGGCGGAAAGCCCAACTCACTCGGGCAGACATTCTTTGAGCCGACCATATTGACCGACGTCACGACTGATATGCTCTGCATGAGGGAAGAGACCTTCGGCCCAGTCGCGCCAGTCATGCGTTTCCGATCCGAAGCCGAGGCCATTTCTATCGCTAACGACACTCCTTACGGTCTTGCTGCGTATATCTACAGCCGCGATCTGGCCAGAGTCATCCGTGTAAGCGAAGCGTTGGAGTACGGGATGGTGGGAATTAACACGGGCTTGATCTCTACTGAAGTCGCGCCCTTCGGGGGAGTCAAGCAATCTGGGATCGGCCGTGAAGGCTCCAAATACGGTATTGAGGAATATCTGGAGATAAAATACGTGTGTATCGGCAGCCTTGGCTAG
- a CDS encoding IscA/HesB family protein, with protein MFEVSEEAMEKIKQFLMEQEAPQAIRVLMDEGGWRGPYLIMALDAQKEDDKVFTERAVTFVIEKALFERVKPIRIGYTHSTLGSGYTLESELMRGVKGVGVGCHEICNSCDTVTR; from the coding sequence ATGTTTGAAGTTAGTGAAGAAGCAATGGAAAAGATCAAACAATTCCTGATGGAACAGGAAGCGCCTCAGGCGATCAGAGTCTTGATGGACGAAGGCGGATGGAGAGGCCCTTATCTCATCATGGCTCTGGATGCACAGAAAGAAGATGACAAAGTTTTCACTGAGAGGGCTGTGACATTCGTTATCGAAAAAGCGCTTTTTGAAAGAGTGAAACCCATACGTATCGGCTACACTCACTCGACTTTGGGTTCAGGTTATACGCTTGAATCGGAGCTAATGAGGGGTGTGAAGGGTGTTGGGGTAGGATGTCACGAAATTTGTAACAGTTGCGACACAGTCACGCGTTGA
- a CDS encoding PAS domain S-box protein: MQDHDKTKEQLIDELNKLRRKVTLRDMAEDKLCKPKGLPSEHEDKTPEEVIHELDVHQIELELQNEELRRVQLKLEKTKNDYQDLYDFSPVGYFTLTNKGIITQVNLTGAALLGMPRPKLINRGLGRLIAPENLDKWDQHLANVFGHEEAQTCDLRLIREDESTFYARLNSIRIVVPDEWERETYLIHTAVTDVSDRMQAEKELRESEERFRNFLNATDDLAFLKDQHYRYVFVNKANQDFFGLSEQEIIGKTDFELMPEELAEECLKSDRRAIAENDIVTVEERSADRIFEIRKFPVKLECQEVGVGAFIRDIIDRKRAEEALRASEERFRAVIQNLQIGISVLNPSMEIVAINPFFQKIYPRVQAGTGQLCFDSYNDPPRTSPCPYCPCVKTFQDGKVHESLTETPTGSQARNYRIISCPIKDAQGQVELVVELVEDVTEAKQSEEQNLRLAAIVEFSDDAIIGKTLDGIITSWNKGAENIYGYKEHEIVGKPVTILAPHDREDEIKGLLEQIKSGKSVQHLDTVRRNKIGDPIPVSLTISPIIDKEGNIVGASTISRDISDRVNAAQQRETLQEQLFHAQKMEAIGTLAGGFAHDFNNKLQVIAGYVELILFNKDLSETLKPDLELIKQTVDSSAELIKGMMAFSRKTPIDLQPIELNKLVTQTRAMLTRSIPKMIEIELLLADDLWAINAAPNQIDQILMNLAVNASDAMPDGGKLTIQTRNTALDEEFCRSYPNTKPGKYVLMIVSDTGAGMNKETVYHIFEPFFTTKAPGKGTGLGLAVVYGIVEQHGGRIVCDSQPSVGTTFSIYFPAIEEVPQEQHSEKKEPPRGRGETILVVDDEANIIELTARILNQSNYRVITAVNGEEALELYEKHGQGISLVILDLMMPGMGGRECLRALLKKDPKIRVLVASGGLKPGVEGDLKEAGEKGTIRKPFDMANLLEKIRKILDED, from the coding sequence ATGCAAGACCATGATAAGACCAAAGAACAGCTTATCGATGAATTGAATAAGTTGCGCCGTAAGGTGACTCTGAGAGATATGGCTGAGGATAAACTATGCAAGCCTAAGGGTTTACCTTCAGAACACGAGGATAAGACCCCTGAGGAGGTAATTCACGAACTCGATGTCCACCAGATTGAGTTAGAGTTACAGAATGAGGAACTGAGGAGAGTTCAGCTTAAATTAGAGAAAACCAAGAACGATTACCAAGACCTTTATGATTTCTCTCCTGTAGGATACTTTACCTTAACTAACAAAGGGATCATCACACAGGTCAACCTGACAGGGGCGGCGCTTCTTGGGATGCCGCGTCCAAAATTAATTAATCGAGGTCTTGGGCGCCTTATCGCTCCCGAGAACCTTGACAAATGGGATCAGCATCTCGCTAACGTGTTTGGGCATGAAGAGGCGCAGACTTGCGATCTAAGGCTCATACGTGAAGATGAATCGACGTTTTATGCCCGCCTCAACAGTATTCGAATAGTTGTGCCGGATGAGTGGGAAAGGGAAACCTACTTGATTCATACGGCGGTCACTGACGTCAGTGACCGGATGCAGGCAGAGAAGGAACTGAGAGAGAGTGAGGAGCGATTTAGGAACTTCTTGAACGCTACTGATGATCTCGCATTTTTAAAGGATCAACACTACCGCTATGTGTTTGTGAATAAAGCGAATCAGGACTTTTTCGGGCTTTCTGAGCAGGAGATTATTGGAAAGACTGATTTCGAATTGATGCCGGAGGAACTAGCGGAAGAATGTTTAAAGTCAGACCGACGTGCAATTGCCGAAAACGATATAGTAACCGTAGAAGAGAGATCCGCAGACAGGATCTTCGAAATTCGGAAATTTCCAGTAAAACTTGAGTGTCAAGAGGTCGGCGTTGGCGCATTTATAAGGGATATCATCGACCGCAAGCGAGCGGAAGAGGCGCTGAGGGCCAGTGAAGAGAGGTTTCGGGCAGTAATACAAAACCTACAGATCGGTATTTCAGTTCTCAATCCCAGTATGGAAATCGTCGCAATCAACCCATTCTTCCAAAAGATATATCCTCGGGTTCAGGCAGGGACAGGGCAGCTTTGTTTCGATTCCTATAATGATCCGCCCAGGACATCGCCATGTCCCTATTGTCCTTGTGTGAAAACCTTCCAGGATGGAAAGGTCCACGAAAGCCTAACAGAGACCCCCACTGGGAGCCAAGCCCGCAATTACAGGATTATATCCTGCCCCATCAAGGATGCTCAGGGCCAGGTTGAACTGGTGGTCGAGTTAGTGGAAGACGTCACCGAGGCCAAGCAATCGGAGGAACAAAATCTGAGGCTTGCAGCCATCGTCGAGTTCTCAGATGACGCAATCATTGGCAAAACCTTGGATGGGATTATCACAAGCTGGAACAAAGGGGCGGAAAATATTTATGGTTACAAGGAACACGAAATAGTCGGCAAACCCGTAACGATTTTGGCGCCGCATGACCGTGAGGATGAGATTAAGGGGCTCCTTGAACAAATTAAAAGTGGGAAATCAGTGCAACACCTCGACACGGTTCGCCGGAATAAGATTGGCGACCCCATCCCTGTATCCTTAACGATTTCTCCGATTATTGACAAGGAGGGCAACATAGTTGGCGCATCGACAATATCCCGTGACATTTCTGATCGTGTAAATGCGGCGCAACAGAGAGAGACTCTTCAAGAACAACTCTTCCATGCCCAGAAGATGGAAGCCATAGGAACGCTTGCAGGAGGTTTTGCTCATGACTTCAACAACAAGCTCCAGGTTATAGCTGGTTACGTGGAATTGATTCTTTTCAACAAAGACCTGTCGGAGACCTTAAAGCCGGACTTGGAACTTATAAAGCAAACCGTTGATAGTAGCGCCGAGCTAATTAAAGGGATGATGGCGTTCAGTCGGAAGACGCCCATAGACCTTCAACCGATTGAACTCAACAAGCTTGTTACGCAGACCAGGGCCATGCTAACCCGATCCATACCCAAGATGATAGAAATCGAGCTTTTATTGGCCGATGATCTTTGGGCGATAAATGCCGCCCCAAATCAAATTGATCAGATATTGATGAACCTTGCCGTAAACGCAAGCGACGCTATGCCGGATGGTGGTAAACTGACCATACAAACACGGAACACGGCATTGGATGAGGAGTTTTGCCGTTCCTATCCTAACACAAAACCTGGGAAATATGTTCTGATGATAGTATCAGATACAGGCGCTGGGATGAATAAGGAGACAGTATATCATATTTTTGAGCCATTCTTCACCACCAAAGCGCCAGGTAAAGGAACAGGACTTGGCCTCGCAGTGGTATACGGGATAGTGGAGCAGCATGGCGGCAGAATTGTTTGTGATAGCCAACCATCTGTAGGGACGACTTTCAGTATCTACTTTCCAGCGATTGAGGAAGTCCCCCAAGAACAACATTCTGAGAAGAAAGAACCACCGAGGGGACGAGGTGAAACTATTCTCGTGGTTGACGATGAGGCCAACATCATTGAATTGACTGCACGTATTTTGAATCAATCCAATTATAGGGTGATCACAGCCGTAAATGGAGAGGAAGCTTTAGAGCTTTATGAAAAACATGGGCAAGGAATCAGTCTGGTCATCCTGGATCTCATGATGCCGGGGATGGGCGGGAGAGAGTGCCTTCGAGCCTTATTGAAAAAGGATCCTAAGATTAGAGTCCTTGTGGCAAGCGGTGGTTTGAAGCCGGGAGTGGAGGGAGATCTGAAAGAGGCAGGAGAGAAGGGTACCATAAGGAAGCCATTTGATATGGCCAATCTGCTAGAGAAGATCCGGAAGATTTTGGATGAAGATTAA
- a CDS encoding DJ-1/PfpI family protein, which produces MRFYIKIVTVVTLIFAAGLGVSHGKQPTVLLLVSPTMNHPTEYGVTRQALESSQCKVRVACKDPSAKDLNGANIPVDLTLEEVRTGDYDALAIIGGYSVWKYVGDPEVNRLLHGFYDSDKLIGAICAGTYVLGKAGLLKGRRVTGPKSEKLRKYGAQYVGGLVQQDEKIITAKGPAASEAFGKALVEALRKKESLLEERVCDMS; this is translated from the coding sequence ATGAGATTTTATATAAAGATAGTCACAGTAGTTACGCTCATCTTTGCCGCCGGCCTTGGGGTTTCCCATGGGAAGCAGCCAACCGTGCTTCTCTTGGTCAGTCCTACCATGAATCATCCCACTGAGTACGGTGTCACCCGGCAAGCGCTCGAATCGTCTCAGTGCAAGGTAAGAGTAGCGTGCAAAGACCCTTCCGCAAAGGATCTTAATGGGGCGAATATACCAGTGGATCTCACCTTGGAAGAGGTTCGAACCGGGGATTACGACGCTTTGGCCATCATAGGCGGGTACTCCGTCTGGAAATACGTGGGAGACCCGGAAGTTAATCGCTTGCTTCATGGCTTCTACGACTCAGATAAGCTTATTGGGGCCATCTGCGCCGGGACCTATGTCTTGGGAAAAGCAGGACTGCTTAAGGGCAGGCGTGTAACTGGACCCAAATCTGAGAAACTTCGCAAGTATGGAGCCCAATACGTCGGCGGGCTCGTTCAGCAAGATGAAAAGATCATTACGGCTAAAGGCCCTGCCGCTTCTGAGGCATTCGGAAAGGCCCTGGTCGAGGCATTAAGAAAGAAGGAATCATTATTAGAAGAGAGGGTCTGCGATATGAGTTAA
- a CDS encoding enoyl-CoA hydratase-related protein has product MNGNEIITEKVNRAAILRFNRPLVHNALNAAMFKQLEKALNEVENDSGIRVVIFTGSGDKSFIAGSDIKELRQRNALTGIEASIERQNILNRIEGFQIPSIAAINGYAFGFGFELALSCTLRLASERASLGQLDINLGIIPGAGATQRLPRLIGKAKASELILMGRIIAAEDAFRIGLVNKVVHHEMLMDESLLWAEELAEKSPVAMKYALTAINQGMGADLATGLKIENQCLGACYASPDSQEGLKAFLEKRKPKFGED; this is encoded by the coding sequence ATGAACGGCAACGAAATCATCACTGAGAAAGTTAATAGGGCTGCTATATTGAGATTTAATAGACCACTAGTCCACAACGCTCTGAACGCCGCTATGTTTAAACAACTCGAAAAGGCTCTAAATGAGGTTGAGAACGATTCAGGAATAAGAGTTGTAATTTTTACGGGCTCCGGGGACAAGTCGTTCATTGCCGGATCAGATATAAAGGAGCTTAGACAGCGGAATGCATTAACAGGAATAGAAGCTTCTATTGAGAGACAGAACATCCTCAACAGGATCGAAGGATTTCAAATCCCATCAATTGCTGCGATTAACGGTTATGCCTTCGGGTTTGGATTTGAACTGGCCCTATCATGCACACTAAGACTGGCGTCGGAAAGAGCTTCTCTCGGACAGCTAGATATAAACCTTGGTATAATTCCCGGAGCAGGCGCCACACAGAGACTCCCCAGATTGATAGGAAAAGCGAAAGCCTCCGAGTTGATACTTATGGGGCGAATCATTGCAGCGGAAGATGCGTTTCGAATAGGGCTGGTTAATAAGGTCGTTCATCATGAGATGTTGATGGATGAGAGCCTTCTATGGGCGGAAGAGCTGGCGGAGAAGAGTCCTGTCGCTATGAAATACGCCTTAACAGCTATAAACCAGGGGATGGGGGCAGATTTGGCAACAGGTTTGAAAATTGAAAACCAATGTCTCGGCGCTTGCTACGCTTCCCCTGACAGTCAGGAAGGGCTGAAAGCTTTTTTGGAAAAGAGGAAACCCAAATTTGGAGAGGATTGA
- a CDS encoding helix-turn-helix domain-containing protein has protein sequence MKPMGISQNRLGRDLGVPPRRINEIIHGRRRVTAIISNA, from the coding sequence ATGAAGCCTATGGGTATCTCTCAAAATCGGCTCGGCAGAGACCTTGGAGTTCCTCCCCGTCGAATAAATGAAATAATTCATGGCAGAAGGAGGGTTACGGCTATCATTTCAAACGCATAG
- a CDS encoding FAD-dependent oxidoreductase: protein MKTKLLVIGGVAGGATAAARARRLNEQAEIILFERGEHISFANCGLPYYIGGVIEDRANLLVTTSKAFMKRYNVDVRINSEVLAIDRNKKTILIRDLNSNEQYTESYDKMILAPGAEPIRPPIPGIDLDGVFHLRDIPDSDRIKSMIDSRRPKSALVIGGGFIGLEMAENIAIRGANTTIVEMGSQVMAPLDPEMAAIVHAHLKEQGVSLALEQKVEAIKHGDAGLLVTTSKGIEFQCDLVISAIGVAPENKLAKEAGLELGARGHIRVDAGMTTSDPNIYAVGDAVEIRDFVTGFPTSVALAGPANKQGRIAADNTMGRRSLYTGSLGASIVKVFNLAIAGTGASEKTLVKNGIPFQVSYTHSGSHASYYPGSSPMAIKLIFCPNAGRILGAQIVGTDGVDKRIDIISTAIHGGMTVMDLEELELAYAPPYSSAKDPINIAGFVASNILKGDMEITHWHEYAGLLLSGAILLDLRSKDEIETAGAIPGSLHIPINELRGALAQLDRDKQYIPYCAVGMRGYLAHRILVQNGFESRNLSGGYRTFIGAEEEIMRESPDMKLWLSE from the coding sequence ATGAAGACCAAATTACTGGTAATTGGCGGAGTAGCGGGAGGCGCTACCGCAGCCGCCAGGGCGAGAAGATTAAACGAACAGGCCGAAATTATACTTTTTGAGCGAGGAGAGCACATTTCTTTCGCAAACTGCGGATTGCCCTATTACATTGGTGGAGTAATCGAAGACCGGGCCAACCTGCTGGTAACTACCAGCAAGGCATTCATGAAGCGCTACAATGTTGATGTGCGTATCAACTCCGAAGTCCTGGCGATAGATCGGAATAAGAAAACGATCTTGATTAGAGATCTCAACTCCAACGAACAGTACACAGAGTCTTATGACAAGATGATCCTTGCTCCGGGGGCTGAACCAATTAGGCCACCCATTCCTGGTATAGATTTGGATGGTGTGTTTCACCTCCGGGATATTCCGGATTCGGATCGAATAAAGAGCATGATCGATTCTAGAAGGCCAAAGTCGGCCTTAGTTATTGGAGGCGGGTTCATTGGACTTGAAATGGCTGAAAATATCGCCATTAGAGGTGCCAACACTACAATTGTAGAAATGGGATCACAGGTGATGGCGCCTCTCGACCCAGAAATGGCCGCGATTGTTCACGCTCATTTGAAGGAACAGGGCGTCAGTCTTGCGCTGGAGCAAAAAGTTGAAGCTATAAAACACGGAGACGCCGGACTCTTGGTGACAACCTCGAAAGGGATCGAATTTCAATGCGATCTGGTAATTTCCGCGATAGGAGTGGCGCCTGAAAATAAACTGGCTAAAGAAGCAGGGCTCGAATTAGGGGCGCGAGGCCATATTCGCGTCGACGCCGGCATGACCACATCAGACCCGAATATTTACGCGGTTGGAGACGCAGTTGAGATAAGAGACTTTGTCACCGGCTTCCCGACGTCTGTGGCTCTGGCAGGGCCTGCGAATAAACAGGGAAGAATTGCTGCGGACAATACTATGGGACGACGATCACTATATACCGGCTCTTTGGGCGCATCGATCGTCAAAGTTTTCAATCTGGCCATCGCTGGGACAGGGGCAAGTGAAAAAACACTGGTGAAGAACGGGATCCCCTTCCAGGTAAGCTACACTCACTCAGGGTCGCACGCCTCATATTATCCAGGCTCATCACCAATGGCGATTAAACTAATTTTCTGTCCGAACGCGGGCAGAATTCTTGGAGCCCAAATAGTCGGGACAGACGGTGTGGACAAACGTATAGATATCATATCTACTGCTATTCACGGAGGTATGACCGTCATGGACCTCGAAGAACTTGAACTGGCGTACGCTCCACCATATTCATCCGCAAAAGATCCAATTAACATAGCTGGTTTCGTAGCTTCAAATATCCTAAAAGGGGACATGGAGATTACTCACTGGCATGAATATGCAGGATTGCTACTGAGTGGAGCTATATTATTGGATTTGCGCTCCAAAGATGAAATTGAAACGGCAGGCGCTATACCCGGTTCCCTGCATATACCAATTAATGAATTGCGAGGAGCGCTTGCTCAACTCGACCGAGACAAACAATACATCCCATATTGCGCCGTCGGTATGAGAGGCTATCTCGCCCATCGAATACTTGTCCAAAACGGCTTTGAATCAAGAAACCTCAGTGGTGGCTACCGAACCTTTATCGGGGCTGAGGAGGAAATCATGAGGGAGTCTCCGGACATGAAACTCTGGTTAAGCGAATAG
- a CDS encoding DUF362 domain-containing protein — MAKVFLAGVKRESADGSVEEAVRASVEAGTDFSWLSRGDSVFIKPALNSGYSYPSTSSPRGIAAMVKLLKDRGAGRVVVGDMSGIEHIKLSPGGVSGSTRKLMEKSGIADAALRAGAELHFFEEAGWNAFYEDLPVTGSHWKKGLMLPVILREMDHIILMPRCGRHALAGSTLGLKAAVGYWRTDTRLEYHKDATSFYEKAAEGNTVGTLLKKQRLVVTVADKVLTTYGPDKGYVVEPVTGLVITSDSVVAHDMVSLAWLMLNRLETPSSQLNWFNDPNLFQPVVNLANRWIVSMLGTVIHAITAESLQRNEVKSIWDDRTLNRAYQVFGGRPDVDLEYANDFIPLQLKQQLAQMTTFGN; from the coding sequence ATGGCAAAAGTATTTTTAGCTGGGGTGAAAAGAGAATCCGCTGATGGATCAGTAGAGGAAGCGGTGCGAGCTTCGGTAGAAGCGGGTACAGATTTCTCTTGGCTTTCCAGGGGAGACTCCGTGTTTATTAAGCCGGCTCTCAACTCTGGATATTCTTATCCGTCCACCTCTAGTCCGCGGGGAATTGCGGCGATGGTTAAACTCCTCAAGGATAGGGGAGCTGGGCGGGTGGTAGTGGGTGACATGTCCGGCATAGAGCATATTAAACTTTCTCCTGGTGGTGTATCCGGCAGCACACGTAAGTTGATGGAGAAATCTGGAATTGCGGATGCCGCGTTAAGAGCTGGAGCTGAGCTACATTTTTTCGAGGAGGCCGGCTGGAACGCGTTCTACGAAGATTTACCAGTCACGGGGTCACACTGGAAAAAGGGGTTGATGTTGCCCGTTATCCTCCGTGAAATGGATCACATTATCCTGATGCCACGATGTGGGCGCCATGCGCTTGCCGGCAGTACCCTGGGATTAAAAGCGGCAGTGGGTTACTGGCGCACTGACACTCGTTTGGAGTACCATAAGGACGCTACCAGCTTTTATGAAAAAGCCGCCGAAGGGAACACCGTAGGCACACTATTGAAGAAACAGCGACTTGTCGTCACTGTCGCGGATAAAGTCCTTACGACATACGGACCGGACAAGGGATACGTCGTCGAGCCAGTTACAGGTTTGGTAATAACGTCCGATTCTGTAGTCGCTCACGATATGGTTTCATTGGCCTGGCTAATGTTGAACAGGCTTGAAACACCTTCATCACAATTGAATTGGTTCAATGACCCAAACCTTTTTCAGCCTGTAGTGAATTTAGCGAACCGATGGATTGTCAGCATGCTAGGCACAGTCATCCATGCCATCACCGCCGAAAGTCTGCAGAGGAATGAAGTCAAGAGTATTTGGGATGACAGAACGCTGAATCGGGCCTACCAGGTTTTTGGAGGGAGGCCCGACGTTGATCTTGAGTATGCAAATGACTTCATACCTTTGCAGTTGAAACAGCAATTAGCCCAAATGACGACTTTCGGTAATTAA
- a CDS encoding molybdenum cofactor biosynthesis protein MoaE produces the protein MKKEPSVSLEGLIAKVKSHPNISKAGMILCHNGIVRDYSRVGGKEVRALSVKVDRAAIEQVKSWAISKPGIVAVEIAALEGDFSVGDDLLYVVLAGDLRENVFAVMKELIDKIKTECVSKKEIMSKS, from the coding sequence ATGAAAAAGGAACCATCTGTTTCACTGGAAGGCTTGATAGCAAAGGTCAAATCTCATCCCAATATTTCCAAGGCGGGTATGATACTGTGTCACAACGGGATTGTCCGGGATTATTCTCGCGTGGGCGGAAAGGAAGTTCGGGCGCTCAGCGTTAAAGTAGATCGGGCGGCGATAGAACAGGTAAAATCATGGGCTATATCCAAACCGGGTATAGTAGCAGTGGAAATTGCGGCTCTTGAAGGCGATTTCAGTGTGGGTGACGATCTCCTCTATGTTGTCCTTGCTGGAGACTTGAGGGAAAATGTCTTTGCGGTGATGAAGGAACTAATTGATAAAATCAAGACGGAATGTGTTAGTAAGAAGGAGATTATGAGTAAATCCTGA
- a CDS encoding peptide MFS transporter, protein MPFSHGNNLWGHPKGLFILFLTEMWERFSYYGMRSLLVYYMIKQLMFNQGLASHIYGLYTGFVYLSPCLGGFIADRILGRRKAVILGAGLMAVGHFMMASESLFFVALFFLIMGNGFFKPNISSQVGDLYDPLDKRRDRAFSIFYVGVNIGAFFSPLVCGSLGELYGWHYGFNAAGVGMLIGLSIYLAGQKWLRPQNALSGKVARSMAMPQMSRKEKGDLSLLIAVGLVSVAFWAAYEQQGNTLALWADAYTDRYIFGWEFPASWFQSLNPALIFFLTPVITTLWSWQSRNNKEPSAIFKMGIGCFLLGLAFVVMIPAAGLYITEGRPVGVSWLIGFSLLATIGELYLSPVGLSLVTKLSPTRIVSMMMGVWFLSSFAGNYTAGFLGQYWEEMQKEMFFLMIALIAFAAGVAMLFISRRFKSDIG, encoded by the coding sequence ATGCCTTTTTCGCATGGTAACAATCTGTGGGGTCACCCCAAAGGGCTCTTCATATTGTTTCTGACTGAGATGTGGGAACGGTTTTCCTACTACGGCATGAGATCGTTGCTTGTTTATTACATGATCAAGCAACTCATGTTCAATCAGGGACTAGCATCCCATATATACGGTCTTTACACCGGGTTTGTGTATCTATCTCCCTGCCTTGGGGGATTTATTGCAGACCGCATACTCGGTCGCCGTAAAGCCGTTATTCTTGGCGCAGGACTGATGGCTGTCGGGCACTTCATGATGGCGTCTGAGTCTTTGTTCTTCGTAGCCCTTTTTTTTCTGATAATGGGCAACGGTTTTTTCAAGCCTAATATCTCAAGTCAGGTTGGTGATCTCTACGATCCTTTGGATAAGCGTCGTGACAGAGCCTTCAGTATATTCTACGTAGGCGTCAATATCGGGGCCTTTTTTTCACCCTTGGTCTGCGGTTCTTTGGGTGAACTTTACGGCTGGCATTATGGGTTCAATGCTGCAGGAGTAGGCATGCTAATAGGTTTGTCCATTTATCTTGCCGGACAAAAATGGCTAAGGCCACAAAACGCTCTTTCAGGAAAAGTCGCTCGGAGCATGGCAATGCCACAAATGTCCAGGAAGGAAAAGGGAGACCTTTCATTACTGATAGCCGTGGGATTGGTGAGCGTCGCATTCTGGGCGGCCTATGAACAGCAGGGCAACACTCTTGCCCTCTGGGCTGACGCATATACTGATCGTTATATATTCGGTTGGGAATTTCCGGCGTCCTGGTTTCAGTCTTTGAATCCGGCTTTGATATTTTTCCTTACCCCGGTCATCACAACCTTGTGGTCGTGGCAATCCAGGAACAACAAGGAACCATCAGCGATATTTAAAATGGGTATCGGATGCTTTCTGCTAGGGCTTGCATTCGTAGTCATGATTCCGGCCGCAGGCCTATACATAACCGAGGGAAGGCCCGTAGGGGTGTCATGGCTCATAGGTTTTAGCCTGCTGGCAACCATTGGTGAATTGTACTTGTCTCCCGTCGGACTTTCGCTAGTGACAAAACTTTCGCCGACACGCATAGTTTCCATGATGATGGGTGTATGGTTCCTGTCCTCTTTCGCCGGCAACTACACGGCAGGGTTTCTAGGCCAGTACTGGGAAGAAATGCAAAAGGAAATGTTTTTCCTTATGATAGCCTTAATCGCATTCGCAGCAGGCGTGGCTATGTTATTTATTTCCAGGCGCTTTAAGAGTGATATTGGATGA